One genomic window of Cupriavidus malaysiensis includes the following:
- a CDS encoding L,D-transpeptidase, translating to MWHPFPPVSSGTGHWLATPARRSSTLASLILMLVARAVWPAPAPLPATDLERVHAALVAGIKRHRAVAPARADYYAGLLDAALARQGLEARAGGWVLVVDRNPRIQTVLVYTRAAPDGPWQWVGAAPISTGRPGRYDYFVTPTGVFEHSLDNMDFRAEGTLNENGIRGYGARGMRVYDFGWVEAERGWGKGGRSEIRLQMHATDPVYLEPRLGQAASKGCVRIPAALNRIVDAFGLLDADYLDAVARGDALWVLRRDRTPVSFPGRYLVIVDSARKVSGALAVRGEAPRGVAGATANMQ from the coding sequence ATGTGGCATCCGTTCCCGCCCGTTTCGAGTGGCACCGGCCACTGGCTGGCTACGCCGGCCAGGCGCTCGTCCACGCTGGCGAGCCTGATCCTGATGCTGGTCGCGCGCGCCGTATGGCCGGCACCGGCGCCCCTGCCCGCCACTGACCTGGAGCGGGTCCACGCCGCGCTGGTGGCCGGGATCAAACGGCACCGCGCGGTGGCGCCCGCCAGGGCGGACTATTACGCCGGCCTGCTCGATGCGGCGCTGGCGCGGCAGGGGCTGGAGGCGCGGGCTGGCGGCTGGGTGCTGGTGGTGGACCGTAATCCACGCATCCAGACCGTCCTGGTCTACACCCGCGCAGCGCCGGACGGGCCCTGGCAATGGGTGGGTGCCGCGCCGATCTCGACCGGACGGCCCGGGCGTTACGACTACTTCGTCACGCCGACCGGCGTGTTCGAGCACAGCCTGGACAACATGGACTTCCGCGCCGAGGGCACGCTGAATGAGAACGGTATCCGCGGCTACGGCGCGCGCGGCATGCGCGTCTACGATTTCGGTTGGGTGGAAGCCGAACGGGGCTGGGGCAAAGGCGGGCGCAGCGAGATCCGGCTGCAGATGCACGCCACCGATCCTGTCTACCTGGAGCCCAGGCTGGGTCAGGCCGCATCCAAGGGCTGTGTGCGCATCCCGGCAGCCTTGAACCGCATCGTCGATGCTTTCGGACTGCTGGATGCCGACTATCTCGACGCGGTCGCGCGTGGTGATGCGCTATGGGTGCTGCGGCGAGACCGTACGCCGGTGTCCTTTCCCGGCCGCTATCTGGTCATCGTGG
- a CDS encoding TonB-dependent receptor, whose product MSRFPLRVLAAGAASAFALAAQAQSAPPAPASSASSASTNPPALPAGDGTPPPDSKTLNAVVVSAKRLDEARNKLSPETGSSVYRFDKEDIAALPQGDNTALNQVLLQAPGVTQDSFGQLHVRGDHANLQYRINGVIVPEPISGFGQMLDTRFADQVSLITGALPAQYGYRTAGIIDIRTKGAAAAGEDEETPPKPFGGEIGTVIGSHGDREVNAQVQGTAGRLSYYLSGSFIENNLGIENPTGSRNAIHDHTDQGKAFGMLSYLIDPDQRVSFVFGNANNRFEIPNRPGLTPAFTLDGAVAPSSASLNASQREKTDFQILSYQNKVSSTLDYQVSLFHRTSRIDYNPDPIGDLVYNGVASNIMRSNEAYGMQADASYALNGSHTLRSGLFVQYEHAIVNNTSSVFPAGADGNQTSGAPFSITDNGTLGGTTMGFYLQDEWKATDKLTVNYGARYDHVNTVVSEQQLSPRLGLTYELSHATRLHAGYARYFTPPPTELIDTTLVAAFQGTTNALPSGANTSVRSERSNYFDLGISHQATRNLTLGLDAYYRDVRHLQDEGQFGNALIFSSFNYARGRIYGLEGTANYRQGNFGAYANLALSRAMAKGIESGQFNFSADELAYIANNWVHLDHDQTVSGSFGASYLWRGTQFSGDALFGSGLRNGFANTTHLPGYFQVNVGVAHTFDAPVIGKLKTRFSIVNLFDRSYALRDGTGIGVGAPQYAPRRSFYLALSKPF is encoded by the coding sequence ATGTCCAGATTTCCGCTCCGCGTGCTCGCGGCCGGCGCCGCGTCAGCGTTCGCGCTCGCCGCGCAGGCGCAGTCCGCCCCGCCCGCCCCCGCCTCCAGCGCCTCCAGCGCTTCCACCAACCCGCCGGCCCTGCCAGCCGGCGACGGCACGCCGCCGCCCGACAGCAAGACACTGAACGCCGTGGTCGTGTCCGCCAAGCGCCTCGACGAGGCGCGCAACAAACTGTCCCCCGAAACCGGCAGTTCGGTCTACCGCTTCGACAAGGAAGACATCGCCGCACTGCCGCAAGGCGACAACACCGCACTGAACCAGGTCCTGCTGCAGGCCCCCGGGGTCACACAGGACTCCTTCGGGCAGCTGCATGTGCGCGGCGACCATGCCAACCTGCAATACCGCATCAACGGCGTCATCGTCCCCGAGCCGATCAGCGGCTTCGGCCAGATGCTGGACACGCGCTTTGCCGACCAGGTCAGCCTGATCACGGGCGCGCTGCCAGCCCAGTACGGCTACCGTACTGCCGGCATCATCGACATCCGGACCAAGGGCGCCGCCGCCGCCGGCGAGGACGAGGAGACGCCGCCGAAGCCCTTCGGCGGCGAAATCGGCACCGTGATCGGCAGCCATGGCGACCGCGAGGTCAACGCTCAGGTGCAGGGCACCGCGGGACGGCTCAGCTACTACCTGAGCGGCTCCTTCATCGAGAACAACCTCGGCATCGAGAATCCGACCGGCTCACGCAACGCCATCCACGATCACACCGACCAGGGCAAGGCCTTCGGCATGCTGTCCTACCTGATCGACCCCGACCAGCGCGTCAGTTTCGTCTTCGGCAACGCCAACAACCGCTTCGAGATTCCCAACCGGCCCGGGCTGACTCCCGCCTTCACGCTGGATGGTGCCGTCGCGCCAAGCTCCGCGAGCCTGAACGCCAGCCAGCGCGAGAAAACCGACTTCCAGATCCTGTCCTACCAGAACAAGGTCTCCTCGACGCTCGACTACCAGGTGTCGCTGTTCCACCGCACCAGCCGCATCGACTACAACCCGGATCCGATCGGCGACCTGGTCTACAACGGCGTCGCCTCCAACATCATGCGCAGCAACGAGGCCTACGGCATGCAGGCCGACGCCAGCTACGCGCTCAACGGCAGCCACACGCTGCGCAGCGGACTGTTCGTGCAATACGAGCATGCCATCGTCAACAACACCTCCAGCGTGTTTCCGGCCGGCGCCGACGGCAACCAGACCAGCGGCGCGCCGTTCAGCATCACCGACAACGGCACCCTCGGCGGCACCACCATGGGCTTCTACCTGCAGGACGAGTGGAAGGCCACCGACAAGCTGACGGTGAACTACGGTGCACGTTACGACCACGTCAACACGGTGGTCAGCGAACAGCAGTTGAGCCCGCGCCTGGGCCTGACCTATGAACTGAGCCATGCCACCCGCCTGCACGCCGGCTATGCGCGCTACTTCACGCCGCCGCCGACCGAACTGATCGATACCACCTTGGTGGCCGCCTTCCAGGGCACCACCAACGCTCTGCCGTCGGGCGCCAACACTTCGGTGCGTTCGGAACGCTCGAACTACTTCGACCTGGGCATCTCGCACCAGGCCACGCGCAACCTGACGCTGGGCCTGGACGCCTACTACCGCGACGTGCGCCACCTGCAGGACGAGGGCCAGTTCGGCAACGCGCTGATCTTCTCTTCCTTCAACTACGCGCGCGGACGCATCTATGGCCTGGAAGGCACGGCCAACTACCGCCAGGGCAACTTCGGCGCCTATGCCAACCTGGCGCTGTCGCGGGCGATGGCCAAGGGCATCGAGAGCGGGCAATTCAACTTCTCCGCCGACGAACTCGCCTACATCGCCAATAACTGGGTGCACCTGGACCACGACCAGACCGTCAGCGGCTCCTTCGGCGCGTCTTACCTGTGGCGCGGCACGCAGTTCAGTGGCGACGCGCTGTTCGGCTCCGGGCTGCGCAACGGCTTCGCCAACACCACCCACCTGCCGGGCTATTTCCAGGTCAACGTGGGCGTGGCGCATACCTTCGATGCACCGGTCATCGGCAAGCTCAAGACGCGCTTCAGCATCGTGAACCTGTTCGACCGCTCCTACGCGCTGCGCGACGGCACCGGCATCGGCGTGGGCGCGCCCCAGTACGCGCCGCGGCGCAGCTTCTACCTGGCGCTGTCCAAGCCGTTCTGA